A genomic segment from Phragmites australis chromosome 6, lpPhrAust1.1, whole genome shotgun sequence encodes:
- the LOC133921353 gene encoding uncharacterized WD repeat-containing protein C2A9.03-like isoform X1 has translation MSNYREDHVEEMEYDYDMDDPADDMIDEHQERGIRDSDSEDDDYGQLHDKIPDTSSADARKGKDIQGIPWERLAITREKYRQTRLEQYKNYENVPNSGEEAIKDCKPTEKGGMYYEFRQNTRSVKSTILHFQLRNLVWATSKHDVYLMSHYSVLHWSALSGVDTELMNVQGHVAPREKHPGSLLEGFSQTQVSTLAVKDNLLVAGGFQGELICKHLDREGISFCCRTTYDDNAITNAVEIFNTSSGAVHFIASNNDSGVRDYDMERFQLCKHFQFEWPVNHTSLSPDRKVVVIVGDDPDGLLIDANSGKTLHSMKGHRDYSFASAWSPDGQTFATGNQDKTCRIWDMRNLSKSVHVLRGNLGAIRSIRFTSDGQFMSMAEPADFVHIYDVKSDYNRRQELDFFGEISGTSFSPDTDTLFVGVWDRTYGSLLQFGRLYNYSYLDSLF, from the exons ATGTCCAATTATCGCGAAGACCACGTCGAAGAGATGGAGTACGATTACGACATGGATGATCCCGCCGATGACATGATCGACGAGCATCAGGAGCGAGGGATTAGGGATTCCGATTCGGAGGATGATGATTATGGCCAGTTG CATGATAAGATCCCAGATACTTCGTCAGCAGATGCGAGGAAAGGAAAAGACATTCAAGGAATACCCTGGGAGAGGCTAGCTATAACACGTGAAAAATACAGACAGACCAGATTAGAACAGTACAAAAATTATGAGAATGTACCTAATTCTGGAGAAGAAGCAATAAAG GATTGCAAACCAACAGAGAAAGGTGGAATGTATTATGAATTCAGACAAAATACTAGATCAGTAAAATCAACGATCCTACATTTCCAG CTGAGAAATTTGGTATGGGCTACATCCAAGCATGACGTCTACTTGATGTCGCATTACTCGGTTCTTCACTGGTCAGCATTGAGTGGTGTGGATACTGAACTTATGAATGTCCAAGGACATGTGGCACCAAGGGAG AAGCACCCAGGTAGTTTATTAGAGGGTTTTTCTCAGACTCAAGTTAGTACCTTGGCGGTCAAGGACAATTTGCTGGTAGCTGGTGGTTTTCAAGGAGAGCTAATCTGCAAA CACCTTGATCGGGAAGGAATAAGTTTTTGCTGTCGAACAACATATGATGATAATGCTATTACCAATGCGGTTGAGATATTCAATACTTCCAG TGGCGCCGTTCACTTCATAGCATCGAATAACGACTCTGGTGTAAGGGACTATGACATGGAAAGATTCCAACTCTGCAAGCATTTTCAGTTTGAATGGCCAGTGAAT CATACTTCATTGAGTCCTGACAGAAAGGTGGTGGTTATCGTGGGGGACGACCCTGATGGTCTACTTATCGATGCCAATTCAGGAAAG ACTCTTCATTCCATGAAAGGTCATCGGGATTACTCATTCGCATCAGCTTGGAGCCCTGACGGGCAAACATTTGCTACTGGCAACCAAGACAAGACATGCCGAATTTGGGATATGCGGAATCTTTCTAAATCTGTCCATGTTTTGAGGGGTAATCTTGGAGCCATACGGTCGATCCGCTTCACCTCAGATGGCCAGTTCATGTCAATGGCAGAACCAGCTGACTTTGTGCACATCTACGACGTGAAGAGTGACTACAACAGAAGGCAAGAGCTGGACTTCTTTGGCGAGATATCTGGCACGTCTTTTAGTCCAGACACCGACACGCTCTTTGTCGGGGTGTGGGATAGAACATATGGCAGCCTGCTTCAGTTTGGCCGCCTGTACAACTACTCTTATCTTGACTCCCTGTTTTGA
- the LOC133921353 gene encoding uncharacterized WD repeat-containing protein C2A9.03-like isoform X2, with protein MDDPADDMIDEHQERGIRDSDSEDDDYGQLHDKIPDTSSADARKGKDIQGIPWERLAITREKYRQTRLEQYKNYENVPNSGEEAIKDCKPTEKGGMYYEFRQNTRSVKSTILHFQLRNLVWATSKHDVYLMSHYSVLHWSALSGVDTELMNVQGHVAPREKHPGSLLEGFSQTQVSTLAVKDNLLVAGGFQGELICKHLDREGISFCCRTTYDDNAITNAVEIFNTSSGAVHFIASNNDSGVRDYDMERFQLCKHFQFEWPVNHTSLSPDRKVVVIVGDDPDGLLIDANSGKTLHSMKGHRDYSFASAWSPDGQTFATGNQDKTCRIWDMRNLSKSVHVLRGNLGAIRSIRFTSDGQFMSMAEPADFVHIYDVKSDYNRRQELDFFGEISGTSFSPDTDTLFVGVWDRTYGSLLQFGRLYNYSYLDSLF; from the exons ATGGATGATCCCGCCGATGACATGATCGACGAGCATCAGGAGCGAGGGATTAGGGATTCCGATTCGGAGGATGATGATTATGGCCAGTTG CATGATAAGATCCCAGATACTTCGTCAGCAGATGCGAGGAAAGGAAAAGACATTCAAGGAATACCCTGGGAGAGGCTAGCTATAACACGTGAAAAATACAGACAGACCAGATTAGAACAGTACAAAAATTATGAGAATGTACCTAATTCTGGAGAAGAAGCAATAAAG GATTGCAAACCAACAGAGAAAGGTGGAATGTATTATGAATTCAGACAAAATACTAGATCAGTAAAATCAACGATCCTACATTTCCAG CTGAGAAATTTGGTATGGGCTACATCCAAGCATGACGTCTACTTGATGTCGCATTACTCGGTTCTTCACTGGTCAGCATTGAGTGGTGTGGATACTGAACTTATGAATGTCCAAGGACATGTGGCACCAAGGGAG AAGCACCCAGGTAGTTTATTAGAGGGTTTTTCTCAGACTCAAGTTAGTACCTTGGCGGTCAAGGACAATTTGCTGGTAGCTGGTGGTTTTCAAGGAGAGCTAATCTGCAAA CACCTTGATCGGGAAGGAATAAGTTTTTGCTGTCGAACAACATATGATGATAATGCTATTACCAATGCGGTTGAGATATTCAATACTTCCAG TGGCGCCGTTCACTTCATAGCATCGAATAACGACTCTGGTGTAAGGGACTATGACATGGAAAGATTCCAACTCTGCAAGCATTTTCAGTTTGAATGGCCAGTGAAT CATACTTCATTGAGTCCTGACAGAAAGGTGGTGGTTATCGTGGGGGACGACCCTGATGGTCTACTTATCGATGCCAATTCAGGAAAG ACTCTTCATTCCATGAAAGGTCATCGGGATTACTCATTCGCATCAGCTTGGAGCCCTGACGGGCAAACATTTGCTACTGGCAACCAAGACAAGACATGCCGAATTTGGGATATGCGGAATCTTTCTAAATCTGTCCATGTTTTGAGGGGTAATCTTGGAGCCATACGGTCGATCCGCTTCACCTCAGATGGCCAGTTCATGTCAATGGCAGAACCAGCTGACTTTGTGCACATCTACGACGTGAAGAGTGACTACAACAGAAGGCAAGAGCTGGACTTCTTTGGCGAGATATCTGGCACGTCTTTTAGTCCAGACACCGACACGCTCTTTGTCGGGGTGTGGGATAGAACATATGGCAGCCTGCTTCAGTTTGGCCGCCTGTACAACTACTCTTATCTTGACTCCCTGTTTTGA
- the LOC133921354 gene encoding aspartyl protease family protein At5g10770-like → MALLLPLLALSLLFAVATPIRDITYACSSEVKDFQHLNSSGLHLALHHPQSPCSPAPLPTDLPFSAVLTHDDARIGSLAARLAKTPSARPTSLDENRAATPAADSLASVPLNPGTSVGVGNYVTRLGLGTPATSYVMVVDTGSSLTWLQCSPCLVSCHRQAGPLFNPKASSSYASVSCSTTQCSDLSSATLNPAACSSSNVCIYQASYGDSSFSVGYLSKDTVSFGSNSMPNFYYGCGQDNEGLFGRSAGLIGLARNKMSLLYQLAPSLGYSFSYCLPTSSTSGYLSIGSYNPGQYSYTPMVSSSLDDSLYFIQLTGITVAGKSLSVSSSAYSSLPTIIDSGTVITRLPTSVYSALSKALASAMKGTPRASAFSILDTCFQGQASRLRVPAVNMAFAGGAVLKLAARNLFVDVDSATTCLAFAPARSAAIIGNTQQQTFSVVYDVKNSKIGFAAGGCS, encoded by the exons ATGGcgttgcttcttcctcttctcgcCCTCTCGCTGCTCTTCGCAGTGGCCACTCCTATCAGGGACATCACCTATGCTTGCTCGTCAGAAGTAAAGG ATTTCCAGCACCTGAACAGCTCCGGGCTCCACCTCGCTCTGCACCATCCGCAGAGCCCCTGCTCGCCGGCGCCGCTGCCGACCGACCTCCCCTTCTCTGCGGTGCTCACACACGACGACGCGCGCATCGGGTCGCTCGCCGCGCGCCTCGCCAAGACGCCGTCCGCGCGACCCACCTCGCTGGACGAGAACCGCGCGGCGACCCCCGCCGCCGACTCGCTCGCGTCCGTGCCGCTCAACCCGGGCACGTCGGTGGGCGTGGGCAACTACGTCACCCGCCTGGGGCTCGGCACGCCGGCCACGTCGTACGTCATGGTCGTGGACACGGGCTCCTCGCTCACCTGGCTCCAGTGCTCCCCCTGCCTCGTTTCGTGCCACCGCCAGGCGGGCCCGTTGTTTAACCCCAAGGCGTCCAGCTCCTACGCCTCCGTGTCGTGCTCCACGACGCAGTGCAGCGACCTGTCCTCCGCCACGCTCAACCCtgcggcctgctcctcctcaaACGTCTGCATCTACCAGGCTAGTTACGGCGACAGCTCCTTCTCCGTCGG GTATCTGAGCAAGGATACCGTGTCGTTCGGCTCGAACAGCATGCCCAACTTCTACTACGGCTGTGGGCAAGACAACGAGGGGCTCTTCGGGCGGTCGGCCGGGCTCATCGGCCTGGCGCGTAACAAGATGTCGCTGCTCTACCAGCTCGCGCCGAGCCTGGGTTACTCGTTCTCCTACTGCCTCCCGACGTCGTCGACCTCTGGGTACTTGTCCATCGGCTCGTACAACCCGGGGCAGTACTCGTACACGCCCATGGTGTCCAGCTCGCTCGACGACTCGCTCTATTTCATCCAGCTGACCGGGATAACGGTCGCCGGGAAGTCGCTGTCCGTGTCTTCGTCGGCTTATTCCAGCCTACCGACGATCATTGACTCTGGCACAGTGATCACTCGCCTGCCCACGAGCGTGTACTCGGCGCTGAGCAAGGCGCTGGCGAGTGCCATGAAGGGGACGCCCCGCGCGTCGGCGTTCTCGATCCTCGACACGTGCTTCCAGGGCCAGGCCTCGAGGCTGCGAGTGCCGGCGGTCAACATGGCCTTCGCCGGCGGCGCGGTGCTGAAGCTGGCGGCGCGGAACCTGTTCGTCGACGTGGACAGCGCCACGACGTGCCTGGCGTTCGCGCCCGCCAGGAGCGCGGCCATCATCGGGAACACGCAGCAGCAGACGTTCAGCGTGGTCTACGACGTCAAGAACAGCAAGATCGGGTTCGCCGCCGGCGGCTGCAGCTGA
- the LOC133921355 gene encoding chloride channel protein CLC-f-like, whose amino-acid sequence MSGCDDDHASLLRSHVAGAGASSPSPSCPSPRGAGHQHLADVEADEATVTASPRRVGGVRVLLRHLDRRMSARGSGRRHHQHQYQQVDRSAAAEQLAPTPSQHQRDRAAAGEDDELGDGAPPEWALLLIGCLLGLATGICVAAFNRGVHVIHEWAWAGTPNEGAAWLRLQRLADTWHRILLIPVTGGVVVGMMHGLLEIFEQLKLVKPAQGQGINFVAAIFPTVRAVQAAVTLGTGCSLGPEGPSVDIGKSCANACSEMMENNRERRIALVAAGAAAGIASGFNAAVAGCFFAIETVLRPLKAENSPPFTTAMIILASVISSTVSNVLLGERPAFIVPAYELKSAAELPLYLILGMLCGAVSVVFDRLVAWFSRLFGHIKEKFDFPIVVYPALGGLGAGLIALKYPGILYWGFTNVEEILHTGKSASAPGIWLLTQLAAAKVVATALCKGSGLVGGLYAPSLMIGAAVGAVFGGSAAYLINSAIPGNAAIAQPQAYALVGMAATLASVCSVPLTSVLLLFELTKDYRILLPLMGAVGLAIWVPSVVNQPNDGEPSGFRTPRRGYSSISSEDRNGSFRRGNSADDLELTILQTGIHNYGTYNEEMLLDDLKVSQAMSKISVKVLPSVTVTEALKLLHDKQQNCALVVDSEDFLEGIITLGDIQRMGFELHGESFIDGDHTKSDEISATMSSCLTQGFQYRGSERGLLICFPDTDLTTAKNLMEARGIKQLPVVKRGVGHRTAGKRKPIALLHYDSISCCLREEIENWKTIYQRMAC is encoded by the exons ATGTCTGGCTGCGACGACGACCACGCCTCGCTCCTCAGATCCCACGTCGCCGGGGCCGGAGCCTCGTCACCGTCGCCGTCCTGCCCCTCGCCGCGCGGGGCGGGGCACCAGCACCTCGCCGACGTCGAGGCGGACGAGGCCACCGTCACCGCCTCCCCGAGGCGCGTGGGGGGcgtgcgcgtcctcctgcgccacCTCGACCGCCGCATGTCTGCCCGCGGATCTGGGCGtcgccaccaccagcaccagtACCAGCAGGTCGATCGCTCCGCGGCCGCCGAGCAGCTGGCCCCGACGCCGTCGCAGCACCAGAGGgaccgggcggcggcgggggaggatgACGAACTCGGGGACGGGGCGCCGCCCGAGTGGGCGCTGCTGCTCATCGGGTGCCTCCTCGGACTCGCCACCGGCATCTGCGTCGCCGCGTTCAACCGCGGG GTTCATGTCATCCATGAATGGGCATGGGCAGGTACTCCTAATGAAGGTGCAGCATGGCTCCGCCTTCAGAGGCTAGCTGATACTTGGCACAGGATACTGCTCATCCCGGTGACTGGAGGTGTGGTCGTAGGAATGATGCATGGGTTGCTCGAGATATTTGAGCAGCTGAAACTTGTGAAACCAGCGCAGGGGCAAGGCATCAACTTCGTTGCAGCCATCTTCCCAACCGTAAGGGCTGTCCAGGCTGCTGTTACTCTAGGGACTGGTTGCTCGTTGGGGCCTGAAGGTCCTAGTGTGGATATTGGCAAATCATGTGCAAATGCATGCTCGGAAATGATGGAGAATAACAGGGAAAGGCGGATTGCCCTTGTAgctgctggtgctgctgctggaaTTGCTTCAG GTTTCAATGCAGCAGTTGCTGGGTGCTTTTTTGCCATTGAAACTGTATTGAGGCCTCTTAAAGCAGAAAATTCACCTCCATTTACGACTGCCATGATAATATTAGCATCTGTTATATCATCTACTGTATCAAATGTTTTACTTGGAGAAAGACCAGCTTTTATAGTGCCAGCATATGAGCTAAAATCGGCTGCTG AGCTACCCCTGTACCTCATCTTAGGAATGCTCTGTGGAGCAGTCAGTGTGGTATTTGACCGACTGGTAGCATGGTTTTCAAGATTATTTGGGCACATAAAGGAAAAGTTTGATTTTCCTATTGTAGTGTACCCTGCTTTGGGTGGGCTGGGAGCTGGCCTCATAGCTCTGAAATATCCAGGGATTTTATACTGGGGTTTCACAAATGTTGAAGAAATACTGCATACTGGGAAAAGTGCTTCTGCTCCTGGTATCTGGTTGCTAACTCAACTCGCAGCTGCAAAGGTAGTTGCAACTGCCCTCTGCAAGGGCTCTGGCCTTGTGGGAGGGCTATATGCTCCAAGTCTGATGATCGGCGCTGCTGTTGGAGCTGTTTTCGGAGGGTCAGCTGCTTATTTAATAAATTCAGCTATACCTGGTAATGCTGCTATTGCACAGCCACAAGCTTATGCTCTA GTTGGAATGGCTGCTACACTAGCTTCAGTCTGTTCAGTTCCATTGACTTCAGTATtgcttctttttgagctgaCAAAGGATTACAGGATTTTGCTTCCTCTCATG GGAGCAGTTGGGTTGGCAATATGGGTTCCTTCTGTAGTAAACCAACCAAATGACGGTGAGCCTTCTGGGTTCAGAACACCCAGACGTGGTTATTCTTCAATTTCATCAGAAGACAGAAATGGTAGCTTCAGGCGAGGTAATAGTGCAGATGATCTTGAGCTCACTATATTACAAACGGGCATTCATAACTATGGAACCTATAACGAGGAAATGCTTCTGGATGATTTGAAG GTCTCCCAGGCCATGTCAAAGATCTCTGTCAAGGTGCTACCATCTGTCACAGTAACAGAAGCTCTCAAGCTATTGCATGATAAGCAGCAAAACTGTGCCCTCGTTGTGGACTCTGAAGATTTTCTCGAAGGAATTATTACATTAGGGGATATTCAGCGCATGGGATTTGAATTGCATGGCGAAAGCTTCATTGATGGAGACCACACCAAGTCTGAT GAAATCTCTGCTACCATGTCTTCATGTCTTACTCAAGGATTCCAGTACCGGGGAAGCGAACGTGGATTGTTAATATGCTTTCCAGACACTGATTTGACCACTGCCAAAAATCTTATGGAGGCCAGAGGAATAAAGCAACTGCCTGTAGTTAAGCGTGGCGTTGGCCATAGAACTGCAGGAAAGCGCAAGCCCATTGCTCTTCTTCATTATGATTCTATTAGTTGCTGCTTACG GGAGGAAATCGAGAACTGGAAGACCATATATCAAAGAATGGCTTGTTAA